A genomic region of Persephonella marina EX-H1 contains the following coding sequences:
- the glnD gene encoding [protein-PII] uridylyltransferase has protein sequence MDKLYIDEKKRILERYFSKKEEIINKHRAGAKGLDTVRELSDITDETIKDLAKISFPDLEEVSIVVLGGYGRRELCFKSDIDISLVFKSDNFESLKAGIESFYYSLLDLKVDIGFSPRDIKTFLELSEEDLTVATSLLQGRFITGNRDIYDDLIKKFKKLIRGKRTAYINATLRARKMRYQRTGSTIYMMEPHIKEGEGGLRDFHEVYWIARVLDDVPNYHYFVEKNIILEEEYQELMRAYDFLLKIRNEMHLICNKRCDVLVRPLQEEVVKRLGYLEKPYDSEKLRESVEKLMRLYYLYAKSINTITKRILKGITEEDGFQLFEPIDAVFSRTATEIDVLNRERFERNHTNVLRAFLYFKQYNLDFSPQLEYLLRKNESKLREHRDDPEVKKLMRTIFSDVNNLAKTIRKMQEFYVIDDLIPEFGYQRCHFQYDAYHKYTTDAHAIKAVEELENLKKLDHPHKKMMYELYKEIERKDLLIWAVFLHDIGKGHKSDHSVLGSKMAKEIMLRFGYSQRDANIVSYLVLYHLEMAKISQRRNMNEPKVINDFVKVIKNKELLKMLTVLTWCDANAVGPNIWNEWKNALLWELYFKALEVLEKGLSAEEIQKRRLEEKKRRLFAMLEIDLGEDRARFHMNRFSEYYLISTPIDDIIRHIKMEEIMFRTKKPQFYFEKKYGIGASELIIAVDRSVENPLLVVTGILSYMNINILSVYSYRRKDGATIVDLQISTSTLEVVEDQKFEQFKDLFNSYIKGEITLDDLSRKSERGFKAAAVPPPTFVKVDNETSDIYTIFDVSGEDRIGLLFDIFRVFTRFNLFVHIAKVVTQGERIRDAFYVRTFDKEKLTDELIIKEVKEELLKVLRQEEF, from the coding sequence ATGGACAAGCTCTATATTGATGAGAAAAAGAGAATACTTGAGAGATACTTCTCAAAAAAGGAGGAGATAATTAACAAGCACAGGGCAGGTGCAAAAGGTCTTGATACTGTAAGGGAGCTTTCAGATATAACAGATGAGACTATCAAGGATCTTGCAAAGATCTCATTTCCGGATCTTGAGGAGGTCAGTATAGTCGTTTTAGGTGGTTACGGAAGAAGGGAGCTATGTTTCAAATCAGATATAGATATATCACTTGTTTTCAAGTCTGATAACTTTGAGTCACTTAAAGCGGGTATTGAGAGCTTTTACTACTCATTACTTGATCTTAAGGTTGATATAGGTTTTTCTCCAAGGGATATAAAAACGTTCCTTGAGCTTTCAGAGGAAGATCTAACTGTGGCAACATCTCTCCTTCAGGGAAGATTTATAACAGGTAACAGGGATATATACGATGATCTTATTAAAAAGTTTAAGAAGCTTATAAGGGGAAAGAGAACAGCATATATAAATGCAACATTAAGAGCAAGAAAGATGAGATATCAGAGGACAGGATCAACGATATACATGATGGAACCTCACATAAAGGAAGGTGAGGGGGGTCTGAGAGATTTCCATGAGGTTTACTGGATAGCAAGGGTCCTGGATGATGTCCCGAACTACCATTACTTCGTTGAGAAAAATATCATACTTGAGGAAGAGTACCAGGAGCTTATGAGAGCTTACGATTTCTTACTCAAGATAAGAAATGAGATGCATCTTATATGTAACAAAAGATGTGATGTTCTTGTGAGACCTCTTCAGGAAGAGGTTGTTAAAAGGCTCGGTTATCTTGAGAAGCCTTACGACTCAGAGAAACTCAGGGAAAGCGTTGAGAAGCTTATGAGACTTTACTATCTGTATGCTAAGTCTATAAACACTATAACAAAAAGGATTCTTAAAGGCATCACAGAAGAGGATGGGTTCCAGCTTTTTGAGCCTATTGATGCTGTTTTCTCAAGAACAGCTACTGAGATAGATGTTCTGAACAGAGAGAGGTTTGAGAGAAACCATACGAATGTTTTGAGGGCATTCCTTTACTTTAAGCAGTACAACCTTGATTTCTCGCCACAGCTTGAGTATCTCCTGAGGAAAAATGAGTCAAAACTGAGGGAACACAGGGACGATCCGGAAGTTAAAAAGCTTATGAGAACAATATTCAGTGATGTTAACAACCTCGCAAAAACGATAAGGAAGATGCAGGAGTTTTACGTTATAGACGATCTTATACCTGAGTTTGGATACCAGAGATGCCATTTCCAGTACGATGCATACCATAAGTACACAACTGATGCTCACGCTATAAAGGCTGTTGAGGAGCTTGAGAACCTTAAAAAGCTTGACCATCCACACAAAAAGATGATGTACGAGCTTTATAAGGAGATTGAAAGAAAGGATCTGCTTATATGGGCTGTTTTTCTTCACGATATAGGAAAAGGTCATAAATCTGACCATTCTGTTTTAGGTTCAAAAATGGCAAAGGAGATAATGCTAAGATTTGGATACTCACAGAGGGATGCAAATATAGTCAGTTATCTCGTCCTTTACCATCTTGAGATGGCAAAGATATCACAGAGAAGAAATATGAATGAGCCCAAGGTTATAAATGATTTTGTTAAGGTTATAAAGAATAAAGAGCTTTTAAAGATGCTTACAGTTCTCACATGGTGTGATGCAAACGCTGTAGGACCAAACATATGGAATGAGTGGAAGAATGCTCTTCTGTGGGAGCTTTACTTTAAAGCACTTGAGGTTCTTGAAAAGGGTCTCTCAGCTGAGGAGATCCAGAAGAGAAGACTTGAGGAGAAGAAGAGAAGACTTTTTGCTATGCTTGAGATAGATCTTGGTGAGGACAGGGCAAGATTCCATATGAACAGATTCTCAGAGTATTACCTTATATCAACACCGATTGATGATATTATCAGACATATAAAGATGGAAGAGATAATGTTCAGAACAAAAAAACCTCAGTTTTACTTTGAGAAAAAGTATGGGATTGGAGCTTCAGAGCTTATTATAGCTGTTGACAGATCCGTTGAAAATCCTCTCCTCGTTGTCACTGGGATACTCAGTTATATGAATATAAACATACTTTCCGTTTACAGTTACAGAAGGAAGGATGGAGCTACTATCGTTGATCTCCAGATATCAACATCAACACTTGAGGTTGTTGAGGACCAGAAATTTGAGCAGTTTAAGGATCTTTTTAACAGTTATATAAAGGGAGAGATAACACTTGATGATCTGTCAAGAAAGTCTGAAAGGGGGTTCAAAGCTGCAGCTGTCCCACCACCTACATTTGTTAAGGTGGACAACGAGACA
- the mutL gene encoding DNA mismatch repair endonuclease MutL, protein MRRIKPLSEDLIRKIAAGEVVERPANVLKELIENAIDAGSDRIDIFIEKGGKRLIQVVDNGEGIHPDDMLDCVKRYTTSKISSEDDLYSISSYGFRGEALYSISSVSKFSIVSRPEDLSVGKELYIEGGVFRSFTETGAPVGTKVRVKDIFFNTPVRKKFLKSERTEFVHCLKTFINYAVVNTDIHFRLYHNGRELMNLPPSDLKKRITYIYPELSGRLLELDYTDETGRIYGYISTDERFKKEGIVYVNKRPVKNRELRKIIKSLISEKFYVLFIELPPYFVDHNVHPAKIEVKFKNDTAVKNLVREGLKALETPFKKGVTFDYTVSQRKGSYGKEKVFDLLGQVENTFIVVYYDGDIYLIDQHVVHERINYEILMEDLREDGFIKRKILNRNITHSISELEKALIEDKKGTLERSGFSFDIDGYNLVIKEIPVFVSEDQALDIFFRILMDEDAETVDYVIGEIACKLSVKSGDILSDEKAKLILKRWFETDSPNLCPHGRPVYYKVSIDDVKKAIGRG, encoded by the coding sequence ATGAGGAGAATAAAGCCCCTTTCTGAAGATCTGATAAGAAAAATCGCTGCAGGTGAGGTTGTAGAAAGACCTGCAAATGTTTTAAAGGAGCTTATTGAGAACGCAATAGATGCAGGCTCAGACAGGATAGATATATTTATTGAAAAAGGTGGAAAAAGATTGATACAGGTTGTTGATAATGGGGAAGGGATACATCCTGATGATATGCTTGACTGTGTAAAAAGGTACACAACAAGTAAGATATCATCTGAAGATGATCTTTACAGTATAAGCTCCTACGGTTTTAGAGGAGAGGCTTTGTACAGTATCTCTTCTGTATCCAAGTTCAGTATTGTATCAAGACCTGAGGATCTTTCTGTAGGGAAGGAGCTCTATATAGAAGGTGGTGTTTTCAGATCTTTCACTGAGACAGGAGCTCCTGTAGGAACAAAGGTAAGGGTTAAGGATATATTCTTTAACACACCTGTTAGGAAAAAGTTTTTAAAAAGTGAGAGAACGGAGTTTGTTCACTGTCTTAAAACTTTCATAAACTACGCTGTTGTAAACACAGATATACATTTTAGACTTTACCACAACGGAAGGGAGCTTATGAATCTTCCCCCTTCTGATCTTAAAAAAAGGATTACATATATATATCCTGAGCTTTCAGGCAGACTTCTTGAGCTTGATTATACAGATGAAACAGGAAGGATCTACGGTTATATATCCACAGATGAGAGATTTAAAAAGGAAGGTATCGTTTATGTTAATAAAAGACCTGTAAAAAACAGGGAGCTGAGAAAGATCATTAAATCTTTAATTTCTGAGAAGTTTTATGTTCTCTTTATAGAGCTTCCACCATACTTTGTTGACCACAATGTTCATCCTGCAAAGATAGAGGTAAAGTTCAAAAATGATACGGCTGTTAAAAATCTTGTTAGAGAAGGACTGAAGGCTTTAGAAACTCCATTTAAGAAAGGTGTTACATTTGACTACACAGTCTCCCAGAGAAAAGGTAGTTACGGAAAAGAAAAAGTGTTTGATCTGCTTGGACAGGTTGAGAACACATTTATTGTGGTTTATTACGATGGGGATATCTACCTGATAGATCAGCATGTTGTCCATGAAAGGATAAACTATGAGATACTTATGGAAGATCTGAGGGAGGATGGTTTTATAAAAAGAAAGATCTTAAACAGGAATATAACACACAGTATATCCGAACTTGAGAAGGCATTAATTGAGGACAAAAAGGGTACACTTGAGAGATCAGGTTTTTCATTTGATATAGACGGTTACAATCTTGTTATAAAGGAGATACCTGTATTTGTTTCTGAAGATCAGGCTCTGGATATATTTTTCAGGATACTGATGGATGAAGATGCAGAAACTGTTGATTATGTGATAGGAGAGATAGCATGTAAGCTTTCTGTAAAGTCAGGGGATATTCTATCTGATGAAAAGGCAAAACTGATACTTAAAAGATGGTTTGAGACGGACAGTCCTAACTTATGTCCACATGGAAGACCTGTTTACTATAAGGTCTCAATAGATGATGTAAAAAAAGCTATAGGAAGAGGTTAG
- a CDS encoding DUF5335 domain-containing protein — protein sequence MAIRKLERSEWESYFDQLSKKLGAKEVQIEIINEDIGDQVETWWQPLTGLSYDPKDDEFEVAAERHDHLIHKPVEIYVDEDVDGVKTVEVIQEDGTKHIIKLRSPEALPEK from the coding sequence ATGGCTATCAGAAAGTTAGAAAGATCAGAATGGGAAAGTTATTTTGACCAGCTGTCAAAAAAATTAGGTGCGAAGGAAGTCCAGATCGAGATTATCAATGAGGATATAGGCGATCAGGTTGAGACATGGTGGCAGCCATTAACAGGTTTATCTTACGATCCAAAGGATGATGAGTTTGAGGTTGCAGCTGAAAGACATGATCATCTCATACATAAACCTGTTGAGATATACGTTGATGAGGATGTTGATGGTGTCAAGACTGTTGAGGTTATTCAGGAAGATGGAACAAAGCATATAATAAAGTTAAGATCTCCTGAAGCTTTACCTGAGAAGTAA
- a CDS encoding menaquinone biosynthesis decarboxylase, protein MAYRDLREFIKDLDKNGELIRIKDRVSPVLEITEIADNVMKLPDGGKALLFENVEGSDMPVLINAFGSEKRMKMALGVERFEDIGWKLYRILKPEVPHTFLDKLKRIPELKKLNDALPKTVKTGSVKEVIKKGDDIDLFEIPVLKCWPKDGGRFITLPQVISKDPENGLRNVGMYRIQILDRDKVAVHWQIHKGGAKHYWKYKKLGQKIPVAIAIGGDPVLTYVASAPLPEDVDEYLFAGIIRGKGVELVRCETVDLEVPADAEIIIEGYIDPEEPLVDEGPFGDHTGFYTPVEKYPMMHVTAVTHRKDPVYLTTIVGRPPMEDGWMGKATERIFLPLIKFNLPEVVDYNLPVSGCFHNFCFVSIKKQYPGHAYKVMDALWGMGQMMFTKNIVVFDEWVDVQSIDDVLWIWGNNVDPARDVVIKKGVIDVLDHSTDLVGFGGKMGIDATTKWKGEGYQREWPELAVMDESVKERMKPVVNRVMKEIMKSIIDKEVKKAKKYLK, encoded by the coding sequence ATGGCTTACAGAGATTTAAGGGAGTTTATAAAGGATCTTGATAAAAATGGAGAGCTCATCAGGATAAAAGACAGGGTCAGTCCTGTCCTTGAGATAACAGAGATAGCAGACAATGTTATGAAGCTGCCTGATGGCGGAAAGGCTCTTTTATTTGAGAATGTTGAAGGATCTGATATGCCGGTTCTTATAAATGCCTTTGGAAGTGAAAAAAGAATGAAGATGGCACTTGGTGTTGAAAGATTTGAAGATATTGGCTGGAAGCTTTACAGGATACTGAAACCTGAAGTTCCACACACATTCTTAGATAAGCTTAAAAGGATACCTGAACTTAAGAAACTGAATGATGCTCTTCCTAAAACTGTAAAAACAGGCAGTGTAAAGGAAGTCATAAAAAAAGGTGATGATATAGATCTTTTTGAGATACCTGTTTTAAAATGCTGGCCTAAAGATGGGGGAAGGTTTATAACTCTCCCACAGGTGATCTCAAAAGACCCTGAGAATGGTCTGAGAAATGTTGGTATGTACAGGATACAGATCCTTGACAGAGATAAAGTTGCTGTTCACTGGCAGATACATAAAGGTGGAGCAAAACATTACTGGAAGTATAAAAAGCTTGGACAGAAGATACCTGTAGCTATCGCTATAGGTGGAGATCCTGTTCTTACATATGTCGCCTCTGCTCCTCTACCTGAGGATGTTGATGAGTATCTTTTTGCTGGAATAATAAGAGGTAAAGGTGTTGAGCTTGTGAGGTGTGAAACTGTTGATCTTGAAGTTCCTGCAGATGCTGAGATTATTATTGAAGGTTATATAGATCCTGAAGAGCCTCTTGTTGATGAGGGACCTTTTGGAGACCACACAGGTTTTTACACACCTGTTGAGAAGTATCCTATGATGCATGTTACAGCTGTAACACACAGAAAGGATCCTGTTTACCTGACAACGATAGTTGGAAGACCGCCTATGGAAGATGGTTGGATGGGAAAGGCAACAGAGAGGATATTCCTGCCTCTTATAAAGTTCAATCTTCCTGAGGTTGTTGATTATAACCTCCCTGTTTCAGGATGCTTCCACAACTTCTGTTTTGTATCAATAAAAAAACAGTATCCCGGACATGCATACAAGGTTATGGATGCACTCTGGGGAATGGGTCAGATGATGTTCACAAAGAATATAGTTGTGTTTGATGAATGGGTTGATGTCCAGAGTATAGATGATGTTCTCTGGATATGGGGAAATAATGTTGATCCTGCAAGGGATGTTGTTATTAAAAAAGGTGTTATAGATGTTCTTGACCACTCAACAGATCTTGTTGGTTTTGGTGGAAAGATGGGTATTGATGCAACCACAAAATGGAAAGGTGAAGGTTACCAGAGGGAGTGGCCTGAGCTTGCTGTTATGGATGAGTCCGTTAAGGAAAGGATGAAGCCTGTTGTTAACAGGGTTATGAAGGAGATAATGAAAAGTATTATTGATAAGGAAGTTAAGAAGGCTAAAAAATACCTGAAGTAA
- a CDS encoding Wzz/FepE/Etk N-terminal domain-containing protein, translating into MEKDKNIQKLESKDLSEKVVYYEEDEIDLYELWLTLKKRYKLVLSVTVFFILLSAVYLFLTKPVYRAEFIVKLPQGLTSPQETKNIIDNLENLRKEKRYMELSNLLGISQEKIMDIDSFSASEIRKNKNLIKVILDVYDPNIISKLSVSILEHLNNNRFVKERIEIRKETLRFSIEETNEKIKEIESIKDRILNDLKNGRIKDLGFNPVDMDRTVLSLKEKVKNLENQLKLLRGYEIAVDPVVPEKPSKPKKALILAVASVSGLFLGVFLAFFAEWIENARKRREEIL; encoded by the coding sequence ATGGAAAAGGATAAGAATATTCAGAAGCTGGAATCAAAAGATCTATCTGAAAAGGTTGTGTACTATGAGGAAGATGAGATAGACCTTTATGAACTCTGGCTTACCTTAAAGAAAAGGTATAAACTGGTTTTATCTGTAACAGTTTTCTTTATATTATTATCAGCAGTTTATCTATTTTTAACAAAGCCTGTTTACAGGGCAGAATTTATTGTTAAACTTCCCCAGGGATTGACCTCACCGCAGGAGACTAAAAATATTATTGATAATCTTGAAAATCTTAGAAAAGAAAAACGTTATATGGAACTGTCTAACTTGTTAGGTATATCTCAAGAGAAAATTATGGATATTGACTCATTTTCAGCATCAGAAATTAGAAAGAACAAGAATCTAATAAAAGTAATACTGGATGTTTATGATCCAAATATTATAAGCAAGCTGAGTGTTTCTATACTTGAGCATCTAAACAATAACAGATTTGTAAAAGAGAGAATAGAGATAAGAAAAGAAACTCTAAGATTCTCTATAGAAGAAACAAATGAAAAGATAAAAGAGATAGAATCAATTAAAGATCGTATATTGAATGATCTTAAAAATGGGAGGATTAAGGATTTAGGTTTTAATCCTGTTGATATGGACAGAACTGTTTTATCTCTTAAAGAGAAGGTCAAAAATCTTGAGAATCAGTTAAAACTGTTGAGAGGTTATGAGATAGCTGTGGATCCTGTTGTTCCTGAGAAACCTTCAAAACCAAAGAAGGCTCTGATTCTGGCTGTTGCTTCTGTTTCAGGTCTGTTCTTGGGAGTTTTTCTTGCATTTTTTGCTGAATGGATTGAGAACGCCAGAAAAAGAAGGGAAGAGATTTTGTAG
- a CDS encoding Lon protease family protein, which yields MAVKHIKADQIKITVSIKEGTEGVKPETLFPGQERVEKAFNIGLSTEKEGYNIYVAGPDGIGKVTYSLHKIKQVSKKKKTPEDICYYNNFEEPYRPKYLLLPAGYGKKLSRDLDRSIDTLKEAVVKQFESKEFEDERVKLIKEAEEKRKSILEQLKKEAESYGLALVITPAGIQFLPIVQGKVSPEFLKIPEIKSEFEKKVELFDETFRKYLRELREIDHTLIDSLNELKKKVSEYIVENVFYRIEEKYRDIKQALRFIRYIKEKIAERIDLFIRWKILEGDFFLQRTVEREFNLFRLNVIVDNSKTEGAPYKYEEIPTFKTVFGHIAYKAEMGILYADHMSITAGSLLKVRGGYLLLRAVDILKNPFLWEALKRSILHKKVYISQHPVEEVFPFQVGIFPEPVPFDVTIILVGDNRLYNILSVYDYEFNRLFKVKAEFDPVIKLTDKVIESFPKIVKKIITEEGMKDLTADALSQLIKYSIQLSGNRKKINVIFSHINDIIREADSTSDGNLITGDDIKRTIKEKIFRENLIEEKIRELFKEGILIIDIEGKKVGQVNGLTVYDLGSFRFGKPSRITASSYIGEKGIISIEREVELSGPIYDKGVLILSGYIGSRYGKDTPLTLSCSITFEQSYGEVEGDSASAAELIAVLSSIGDIQIRQDLAITGSIDQHGNIQPVGGIKEKIEGFYKVCKVIGLTGRQGVIVPSRNFDNIILDDDVLESIGKGDFHIYTVDHIDDVIQIVSEMKPLEFHQKVKEELVQFYEKVSKGKK from the coding sequence ATGGCTGTAAAACATATAAAAGCAGACCAGATAAAGATAACGGTCTCCATAAAAGAAGGGACAGAAGGTGTAAAGCCTGAAACTCTATTTCCTGGACAGGAAAGGGTAGAAAAGGCTTTCAATATAGGTCTATCCACAGAAAAGGAAGGATACAACATTTACGTTGCAGGACCGGACGGAATAGGAAAGGTAACGTACTCTCTTCACAAGATAAAGCAGGTATCAAAAAAGAAAAAAACACCGGAAGATATCTGTTACTACAACAACTTTGAAGAACCTTACAGACCAAAATACCTCCTTCTTCCTGCAGGATACGGAAAGAAGCTTTCAAGGGATTTAGACAGAAGTATAGACACTCTAAAAGAGGCTGTTGTAAAACAGTTTGAGAGTAAAGAGTTTGAGGATGAAAGGGTAAAGCTTATAAAGGAAGCTGAGGAAAAGAGAAAAAGTATTCTTGAACAGCTGAAAAAGGAAGCTGAAAGCTACGGGCTTGCACTTGTGATAACACCTGCAGGTATCCAGTTCCTTCCTATAGTCCAGGGAAAGGTATCACCTGAATTCCTTAAAATACCGGAGATAAAATCAGAGTTTGAGAAGAAGGTTGAGCTTTTTGATGAGACATTCAGAAAATATCTCAGAGAGCTGAGGGAGATAGACCATACACTGATAGACAGTCTTAACGAGCTTAAGAAAAAGGTATCTGAGTATATAGTTGAAAATGTTTTTTACAGAATAGAGGAAAAGTACAGGGATATAAAACAGGCATTAAGATTTATAAGATACATAAAAGAGAAGATAGCAGAGAGGATAGATCTTTTTATCAGATGGAAGATACTTGAAGGTGATTTCTTCCTTCAGAGAACTGTTGAGAGGGAGTTTAACCTTTTCAGACTGAATGTTATCGTTGACAACTCAAAAACGGAAGGGGCACCTTACAAGTATGAAGAGATACCAACATTCAAGACCGTTTTCGGTCATATAGCATACAAGGCAGAAATGGGTATTCTTTATGCTGACCATATGAGTATAACAGCTGGAAGTCTGTTAAAAGTGAGAGGCGGATATCTTCTCCTTAGAGCTGTTGATATCCTAAAAAACCCATTCCTGTGGGAAGCTTTAAAAAGAAGCATACTTCATAAAAAGGTTTATATATCCCAGCATCCTGTTGAAGAGGTATTCCCATTTCAGGTAGGTATATTCCCTGAGCCAGTTCCCTTTGATGTGACAATAATACTTGTTGGAGATAACAGACTTTACAACATTCTTTCAGTTTACGATTATGAGTTTAACAGACTTTTCAAGGTTAAGGCTGAGTTTGATCCTGTTATAAAGCTAACAGATAAGGTTATAGAATCCTTCCCAAAAATAGTAAAAAAGATAATAACAGAAGAAGGTATGAAAGATCTTACAGCAGATGCCCTCTCCCAGCTCATAAAGTACAGTATCCAGCTCTCAGGTAACAGGAAAAAGATAAATGTTATTTTCTCCCATATAAACGATATTATAAGGGAGGCAGACTCCACATCAGATGGAAATCTTATAACAGGTGATGACATAAAAAGGACAATAAAGGAAAAGATATTCAGGGAGAATCTTATAGAGGAGAAGATAAGAGAGCTTTTCAAGGAAGGGATACTGATAATAGATATAGAAGGTAAAAAGGTTGGTCAGGTAAACGGTCTCACAGTTTACGATCTTGGTAGTTTCAGATTTGGAAAGCCCAGCAGAATAACTGCAAGTTCATATATCGGTGAGAAAGGGATCATCTCTATAGAAAGGGAGGTTGAACTTAGCGGTCCTATATACGATAAAGGTGTTCTTATTCTATCAGGATATATAGGAAGCAGATATGGTAAAGATACACCTTTAACTCTTTCTTGTAGCATAACATTTGAACAGTCGTATGGAGAGGTTGAGGGTGATAGTGCATCAGCAGCCGAGCTTATAGCTGTCCTGTCAAGTATAGGTGATATACAGATCAGACAGGATCTTGCCATAACAGGATCTATTGACCAGCACGGAAATATACAGCCTGTTGGTGGGATAAAAGAGAAGATAGAGGGATTTTACAAGGTATGTAAAGTTATAGGACTTACAGGAAGACAGGGTGTTATAGTTCCATCAAGAAATTTTGACAACATCATACTTGATGATGATGTACTGGAAAGCATTGGAAAAGGTGATTTTCATATATACACGGTTGACCATATAGATGATGTTATTCAGATTGTCTCGGAGATGAAACCCCTTGAGTTCCACCAGAAGGTAAAAGAGGAACTTGTACAGTTTTACGAAAAGGTATCAAAAGGGAAGAAATAG
- a CDS encoding DUF2914 domain-containing protein, whose protein sequence is MRLIPSLIFSILMIITISKASQIEVIDMKFARDVVNREPVDVSDRFPPDIGRVYCWTKIKADTVPTKIYHVWYYNEKEMAKVELEIRYPVFRTWSYKTILPQWTGEWKVVVQDEEGNNIYEKTFEIKQ, encoded by the coding sequence ATGAGACTGATACCATCCCTGATTTTTTCAATTTTGATGATAATAACAATCTCAAAAGCATCACAGATAGAAGTTATAGATATGAAATTCGCCAGAGATGTTGTAAACAGAGAGCCTGTTGATGTATCAGACAGATTTCCACCAGACATTGGAAGGGTTTACTGCTGGACAAAGATAAAGGCCGATACAGTCCCAACAAAGATATACCATGTCTGGTATTACAATGAGAAAGAGATGGCAAAGGTTGAACTTGAGATAAGGTATCCGGTATTCAGAACATGGAGCTACAAAACGATTCTTCCCCAGTGGACAGGAGAATGGAAGGTCGTTGTACAGGATGAGGAAGGAAACAACATTTACGAAAAAACATTTGAGATTAAGCAGTAA
- the purN gene encoding phosphoribosylglycinamide formyltransferase — MNLVVLISGRGTNLEAIIRGINSKKIKGKISLVISNKKDAKGLKIAEKYGIKTEFIDPSLYKTREEYDLKLAERIKKENPDLVVLAGYMRILTDGFIDTFENRIINIHPSLIPAFQGLKAQKQALEFGAKFTGCTVHFVTKELDSGPIIVQAVVPVMPDDSEETLSERILHYEHRIYPQAIKWLSDGRVQVKNRHVIVKGAKYGGLPVNPELEDF; from the coding sequence ATGAATCTAGTAGTTCTTATATCAGGAAGAGGAACAAACTTAGAAGCGATAATCAGAGGTATAAACTCAAAAAAAATAAAAGGAAAGATATCCCTGGTTATCTCAAACAAAAAAGACGCAAAAGGCCTTAAGATAGCAGAAAAATACGGGATAAAAACAGAATTTATAGACCCATCTTTATATAAAACAAGGGAGGAATATGATCTAAAACTTGCGGAAAGAATTAAAAAGGAAAACCCTGATCTTGTTGTTCTGGCAGGTTATATGAGGATACTAACAGATGGATTTATTGATACTTTTGAGAACAGGATAATAAATATACATCCATCCCTTATACCTGCATTCCAGGGATTAAAAGCCCAGAAACAGGCTTTGGAGTTTGGAGCAAAATTTACTGGATGTACAGTTCATTTCGTAACAAAGGAGCTTGACAGCGGACCTATAATTGTTCAGGCTGTCGTTCCTGTTATGCCTGATGACAGTGAGGAAACTCTTTCAGAACGGATACTCCATTATGAACACAGGATATACCCCCAGGCTATAAAATGGCTTTCAGATGGTAGGGTTCAGGTAAAAAACAGACATGTTATTGTTAAGGGTGCAAAATACGGTGGTTTACCTGTAAATCCAGAACTTGAGGATTTTTAA